Proteins encoded in a region of the Bactrocera tryoni isolate S06 chromosome 4, CSIRO_BtryS06_freeze2, whole genome shotgun sequence genome:
- the LOC120776075 gene encoding uncharacterized protein LOC120776075 produces the protein MKTTRIDQNRKKRKKSRFFFLLNAITEGLATGLVLYCTFMASCVLGNEVSGPVYIFLLFIFPAFIPDLYYYLLTPKLHTLGIDPLGVMFNFIIGVLCILIGVSLIMVIISFCGFYAQFLLVIAGALSVCSGVFHLMNACMCHKAIPKSERYYKPRRSKPKKAPKDKKKQAKPAKKGKAEKKPDKKAEKKPDKKADKKAEKKPEKKTDKKPDKKSEKKAEKKPEKKTKSKSAEKC, from the exons ATGAAAACCACAAGGATCGATCAAAATAGGAAGAAACGCAAGAAGAGCAGATTTTTCTTCCTCCTAAATGCT ATCACGGAAGGATTAGCGACTGGCTTAGTTTTATATTGCACATTCATGGCCAGCTGTGTGCTTGGCAATGAAGTTAGTGGacccgtttacatatttttgctgttCATATTTCCCGCTTTCATACCCGATTTGTACTATTATCTACTTACGCCGAAACTGCATACGTTGGGTATTGATCCGTTG GGTGTtatgttcaactttattatagGTGTCTTGTGCATTTTGATTGGTGTAAGTCTTATAATGGTAATCATTTCGTTTTGTGGGTTTTATGCACAATTCCTTTTGGTGATTGCTGGTGCCTTAAGCGTTTGCTCGGGCGTATTTCATTTGATGAATGCCTGTATGTGTCACAAGGCGATACCCAAGTCGGAGAG ATATTACAAACCGCGCCGTTCTAAACCCAAGAAAGCGCCGAAGGATAAGAAGAAACAAGCGAAACCAGCTAAAAAAGGCAAAGCGGAAAAGAAGCCCGACAAGAAAGCTGAAAAGAAACCTGACAAGAAGGCTGACAAGAAGGCTGAAAAGAAACCCGAGAAGAAGACCGATAAAAAACCGGACAAAAAGTCGGAAAAGAAAGCTGAAAAGAAAccagaaaagaaaacaaaatcaaaGTCCGCAGAAAAATGCTAA
- the LOC120775828 gene encoding uncharacterized protein LOC120775828 isoform X3, translating to MLCASWILEIVACALIYDMTDSDCIGAREISTFMWWSGLLVFIPIIPDILYCIMGILISEPFYAALGGCYNIVMFCVCVLACIFAFLSVTGCGNPKQTTVLVVGVIELIAGIVHLVFIWFIKENLDEGEVLFSKNF from the exons ATGTTGTGTGCTTCGTGG ATTCTTGAAATTGTGGCTTGTGCGCTCATCTACGACATGACCGACTCCGACTGCATAGGAGCGCGTGAGATCTCTACATTCATGTGGTGGTCAGGTCTTTTAGTCTTTATTCCCATTATACCGGATATATTGTACTGCATCATGGGCATACTAATATCGGAGCCATTCTATGCAGCACTG GGCGGCTGCTATAACATTGTGATGTTCTGTGTGTGCGTATTGGCCTGCATATTTGCCTTTCTCTCGGTTACGGGTTGTGGAAATCCGAAACAGACGACAGTTTTAGTAGTTGGTGTAATTGAACTTATTGCTGGCATAGTACATCTGGTATTCATATGGTTTATCAAGGAGAATCTCGATGAAGGCGAagttttatttagtaaaaatttttaa
- the LOC120775828 gene encoding uncharacterized protein LOC120775828 isoform X1, producing MPLNLTHLQRCIISTAFYVVCFVGITRTLSSSKQKIICFVSRQILEIVACALIYDMTDSDCIGAREISTFMWWSGLLVFIPIIPDILYCIMGILISEPFYAALGGCYNIVMFCVCVLACIFAFLSVTGCGNPKQTTVLVVGVIELIAGIVHLVFIWFIKENLDEGEVLFSKNF from the exons ATGCCTTTAAACCTAACGCATTTGCAACGCTGCATCATCTCGACGGCATTTTATGTTGTGTGCTTCGTGGGTATTACGCGCACTTTATCGAgttccaaacaaaaaataatatgtttcgTTTCTCGGCAGATTCTTGAAATTGTGGCTTGTGCGCTCATCTACGACATGACCGACTCCGACTGCATAGGAGCGCGTGAGATCTCTACATTCATGTGGTGGTCAGGTCTTTTAGTCTTTATTCCCATTATACCGGATATATTGTACTGCATCATGGGCATACTAATATCGGAGCCATTCTATGCAGCACTG GGCGGCTGCTATAACATTGTGATGTTCTGTGTGTGCGTATTGGCCTGCATATTTGCCTTTCTCTCGGTTACGGGTTGTGGAAATCCGAAACAGACGACAGTTTTAGTAGTTGGTGTAATTGAACTTATTGCTGGCATAGTACATCTGGTATTCATATGGTTTATCAAGGAGAATCTCGATGAAGGCGAagttttatttagtaaaaatttttaa
- the LOC120775828 gene encoding uncharacterized protein LOC120775828 isoform X2, whose amino-acid sequence MPLNLTHLQRCIISTAFYVVCFILEIVACALIYDMTDSDCIGAREISTFMWWSGLLVFIPIIPDILYCIMGILISEPFYAALGGCYNIVMFCVCVLACIFAFLSVTGCGNPKQTTVLVVGVIELIAGIVHLVFIWFIKENLDEGEVLFSKNF is encoded by the exons ATGCCTTTAAACCTAACGCATTTGCAACGCTGCATCATCTCGACGGCATTTTATGTTGTGTGCTTC ATTCTTGAAATTGTGGCTTGTGCGCTCATCTACGACATGACCGACTCCGACTGCATAGGAGCGCGTGAGATCTCTACATTCATGTGGTGGTCAGGTCTTTTAGTCTTTATTCCCATTATACCGGATATATTGTACTGCATCATGGGCATACTAATATCGGAGCCATTCTATGCAGCACTG GGCGGCTGCTATAACATTGTGATGTTCTGTGTGTGCGTATTGGCCTGCATATTTGCCTTTCTCTCGGTTACGGGTTGTGGAAATCCGAAACAGACGACAGTTTTAGTAGTTGGTGTAATTGAACTTATTGCTGGCATAGTACATCTGGTATTCATATGGTTTATCAAGGAGAATCTCGATGAAGGCGAagttttatttagtaaaaatttttaa